From the genome of Pelosinus fermentans DSM 17108:
ACATTGAGATCAAAGAAGCAGTTGGCCCGGAAAATATTATTATTTTTGGTCTCACCGCCCAGCAGGCGCTTGATTACTATAAACATGGAGGCTACAATGCCTGGGATGTATATAATGAAGATATGCGGGTCAAAAAAGTAATTGAGCAGCTGGTAAATGGGTATCTGCCTGATGAAAAAGAAGAATTTAGACCCCTGTATGATTACTTGCTGCGTAATAATGATGAATTCTTTGTTTTAAAGGATTTTGCATCGTATGCCGATGCTCATCGACGGTTAGACGATACGTTTCGTCAGAGACAGCATTGGCAGTCTATGTGTCTGGAAAATATCGCTCATTCCGGTTTGTTTTCCAGTGATAAAACAATACGGGAATATGCTGCAGAAACCTGGCATCTGGGAGAGTCAACTATAAGAGGATGAAAAGGCAGCGAGAGTATACTTAAACGTAAAGTATGCTCTCGTTTTATAATGAGCTTACGAAATATTGTAATGATGCAGCATGAATTTACACAAAAATGCAAAAATTTCCTTTGAAAAAAGAAGGGTTTTTTCGGGCAAATGGACAAGTAATACGATAAGAGAAATCATATAATTTTTTTACAAAACAACAAGATTATCCAATACCATTACATATAAATATTGTAATTTTGAATAAGGGGGATAGGCTGCATGTTAATGGATAAAGATGAATTCAAAGCCATTTTTGTAAACAATCTGCAAACGATGTTTGGTAAAGGGATTGAGGAAGCGTCTATTAATAATAAATATATGGCCCTAAGCCGAGTTATTCGTGATTGCATTAGTAAGAATTGGATGGAGACGAATAAACAGTATAGTGAGACAGGTGTAAAGCAGGTTTACTACTTTTCCATGGAGTTTTTACTGGGAAAAGCACTGGATATGCACTTAGTCAATGGGGGAGTCAAGGAAATCTATCGAGAAGCCTTGGAAGAACTAGGGATTGACTTAAACGAACTGGAAAAACAAGAAGCAGATCCGGGTCTGGGGAATGGTGGATTAGGTCGTTTAGCAGCCTGCTTTATGGAGTCCATGGCAGCTGTTGGTATACCGGGACATGGCTGCGGCATCCGCTATACTTATGGTTTATTCGAGCAAAAGATTGTAGATCATAATCAAGTGGAATTGCCCGATAATTGGCTCCAGGATGGATATGCCTGGGAATTCCGTAAAGCGGATAAAGCAGTAGAAGTCAAATTTGGCGGCACCATTAACAGTAGCCAGCAAGGAGAGCGATGGGTATTTACTCATGAAAATTATGAGGCTGTATTGGCAGTACCTTATGATGTTCCCCTTGCTGGTTATCATAATAATACGGTGAATACGCTGCGGTTGTGGAATGCAGAATCGTTACATGACACTTTTGATTTAGCTTCCTTTAATCGGGGTGAATATTTGGAAGCAATGGAGTATCGGTCCTCCGTTGGTTTAATATCAAAAATATTATATCCACAGGATAATTTTTATGAAGGACGTCTCTTGCGTTTAAAACAGCAGTACTTCTTTGTTTCTGCTGGACTGCAGAGTATCATCCGGCGTTACAAGAAGAGGTATAGCTCCATGAAGCAATTGCCGAAAAGAGTAGCTGTTCATATTAATGACACCCATCCGGCCATCGCTGTACCTGAACTGATGCGTTTATTAATGGATCAGGAGGAATTATCTTGGGATGACGCCTGGAAAATTACTACGGAAACCATTTCCTATACCAATCACACCATTATGCCGGAAGCCTTAGAAACATGGCCAGTTGAGATGTTTAAGTCGCTGCTTCCAAGGATGTATATGATTGTACATGAAATTAATGAACGCGTGTGCCGCAGTTTATGGGATGCCTATCCCGGAGACTGGGAGCGAATCCGAAGCATGGCAGTGATTGCTGATAATATGGTGCATATGGCCAGGCTTGCTGTAGTCGGCAGTCATAGTGTAAATGGTGTTGCTCAAATACATACAGACATCTTAAAAGAACACATTATGTCAAACTTCCATAAATTTTATCCTAAAAAGTTTAATAATAAAACAAATGGCATTACCCATCGGCGGTGGCTGTTAAAAGCCAACCCTGAGCTTGCCGGGATTATAACCGATTGTATTGGATCAGGCTGGATCACTGACCCTCAGAAATTAGAGGAATTTGGGCGATTTGACACGGATAAGATCATACAAGAAAAAGTCCGGAAAGTGAAACACAATAATAAAAAGATATTAGCGAAGTATATTAAGGAAAAAACAGGTGTTACCATAGATGCCCGTTCAATCTTTGATGTTCATATCAAACGCATTCATTCTTACAAACGCCAAATACTGAATGTCTTTCATATTATGGATTTATATAACCGATTAAAGGAAAATCCTTCTTTAGCCATTACGCCGCGGACTTTTATTTTCGCTGGTAAAGCAGCACCAGGTTACTATATTGCAAAACAGACGATTAAATTGATTAGTGTTCTGGCTTCGTTAATTAATAAGGATAAAGATATCAAAGGTAAGTTGAAGGTCATCTTTTTAGAAAATTATAGTGTCTCCTTAGGAGAACTGCTGTTTCCAGCAGCTGATGTGAGTGAGCAAATATCAACAGCCAGTAAAGAGGCTTCAGGGACAGGTAATATGAAGTTTATGCTGAACGGAGCGGTAACCATTGGTACGCTGGATGGAGCAAATGTGGAAATCCATGATGCGGTGGGCGATGATAATATCTTTATTTTCGGACTGACCAGCCAACAGGTGTTTGATTACTATAATCACGGCGGATACGATGCTTGGCAGGTGTACAGCAGCGATATCCGGATTAAGACCGTTTTGGAACAATTGGTTAACGGCTTTTTGCCCTATCAGAGAGAAGAGTTCAGACCCTTGTATAATTCTTTACTTGCAGATAATGATGAATTTTTTGTCTTACGAGATTTTGATGCCTATGCAAAGGCGCAGGTCGAATTAGACAAACGCTATAAGCAAAAAAATAAGTGGATCGAAATGAGCATTCATAACATTGCGCAAGCAGGTATTTTCTCAAGTGATCGCACCATTTGTGAATATTCTCGCGATATTTGGCATACGAAACCTGTAGTCATTACCAAACCATAGTCTGTAAGAAATGATAGGGGAGGTATTATATGGCAGTTCCTATTTCACCAATCAGTCAAGAGGATTTGTATCTGTTTCATGAAGGCAGTAACTTTCGAAGCTATCAGTTGCTGGGGGCTCATGTTCTCACCGAGAATGGCAAACAAGGTGTGCGCTTTGCGGTATGGGCACCAAATGCGCAAGGGGTACGAGTTGTCGGAGATTTTAATGCCTGGCAGGGCGAGGGTCATAAGATGAATCGCGTAGGGGAATCAGGTGTATGGCTGCTGTTTATTCCAGATCTTATGGCAGGAGATATCTATAAATATGAAATCCAGACTGCTGGCGGACAGACGCTTATGAAGGCGGATCCTTATGCTTTCTATGCTCAGCTTCGACCGGAAACCGCTTCGGTGGTCTACAATTTAAACAGCTATCAATGGAAAGACACAAAATGTCAGTCAAGGAAGTCGAAACCCGTGAATCAGCAGCCTTTATTGATTTATGAGGTGCATTTAGGATCGTGGCGGCGAGGTGCAGACAACGCTGTGCTGACATATCGTGAGCTGGCAGAGCTCCTTCCGCAGTATGCATCTGCTATGGGCTATACGCATATTGAGATCATGCCGGTTGCCGAACACCCTTTTGATGGGTCTTGGGGCTATCAAGCGACGGGATATTATGCCATTACCAGCCGCTACGGTACGCCAGAAGATTTTATGTATCTGGTTGATGTATGTCATGAATATGAAATTGGTGTGATCGTAGACTGGGTACCAGGGCATTTTTGCAAAGATGATCATGGGCTTAGGCAGTTTGATGGTACTGCATTATACGAGTATGCTGATGCCCAGCGGGCGGAGAATAAAGGCTGGGGTACTGCCAATTTTGATTTAGGACGCACGGAAGTGCTGAGTTTTCTTATCTCTAATGCTGTATTCTGGCTGGATGTCTATCATATTGACGGTATTCGGGTGGATGCGGTTTCTAACATCCTGTATTTAAATTATGGCAGAGAAGCTGGGGATTGGACGCCCAATCAATATGGGGGTGATGGCAATCTGGAAGGGGCAGCTTTTCTGCGCAAGCTGAATGAAGTCGTGTTTGCTCAGCGGCCTAATGTGCTTATGATGGCAGAAGAATCAACTTCCTGGCCCATGGTATCTTGGCCGACCTATAGCGGCGGCTTGGGTTTTAACTTCAAATGGAATATGGGCTGGATGAATGATATGCTGCGATATATGGAAATTGATCCAGTTCATCGAAAATGGAATCATCATTTATTAACCTTTTCGTTTATGTATGCTTTTTCGGAAAATTTTATTCTGCCTTTATCTCACGATGAAGTGGTCCATGGAAAGAAATCAATGCTCAATAAAATGCCTGGCGACTATTGGCAGAAATTTGCCAATCTGCGCGCTTTTTATGGGTATTGGATGGCTCATCCAGGAAAGAAATTATTATTTATGGGCAGTGAGTTTGGTCAATTCATTGAGTGGCAGGATCATGAGAGTCTGGATTGGCACTTAGTTGAGTCCCCTATGCATGAAAAACTGCAGGAGTATTGCCGCAGGTTAAATCATTTTTATAAAAAGGAACGATCTTTGTGGGTTGTAGATGGCAATTGGCAAGGATTTGAATG
Proteins encoded in this window:
- a CDS encoding glycogen/starch/alpha-glucan phosphorylase is translated as MLMDKDEFKAIFVNNLQTMFGKGIEEASINNKYMALSRVIRDCISKNWMETNKQYSETGVKQVYYFSMEFLLGKALDMHLVNGGVKEIYREALEELGIDLNELEKQEADPGLGNGGLGRLAACFMESMAAVGIPGHGCGIRYTYGLFEQKIVDHNQVELPDNWLQDGYAWEFRKADKAVEVKFGGTINSSQQGERWVFTHENYEAVLAVPYDVPLAGYHNNTVNTLRLWNAESLHDTFDLASFNRGEYLEAMEYRSSVGLISKILYPQDNFYEGRLLRLKQQYFFVSAGLQSIIRRYKKRYSSMKQLPKRVAVHINDTHPAIAVPELMRLLMDQEELSWDDAWKITTETISYTNHTIMPEALETWPVEMFKSLLPRMYMIVHEINERVCRSLWDAYPGDWERIRSMAVIADNMVHMARLAVVGSHSVNGVAQIHTDILKEHIMSNFHKFYPKKFNNKTNGITHRRWLLKANPELAGIITDCIGSGWITDPQKLEEFGRFDTDKIIQEKVRKVKHNNKKILAKYIKEKTGVTIDARSIFDVHIKRIHSYKRQILNVFHIMDLYNRLKENPSLAITPRTFIFAGKAAPGYYIAKQTIKLISVLASLINKDKDIKGKLKVIFLENYSVSLGELLFPAADVSEQISTASKEASGTGNMKFMLNGAVTIGTLDGANVEIHDAVGDDNIFIFGLTSQQVFDYYNHGGYDAWQVYSSDIRIKTVLEQLVNGFLPYQREEFRPLYNSLLADNDEFFVLRDFDAYAKAQVELDKRYKQKNKWIEMSIHNIAQAGIFSSDRTICEYSRDIWHTKPVVITKP
- the glgB gene encoding 1,4-alpha-glucan branching protein GlgB, yielding MAVPISPISQEDLYLFHEGSNFRSYQLLGAHVLTENGKQGVRFAVWAPNAQGVRVVGDFNAWQGEGHKMNRVGESGVWLLFIPDLMAGDIYKYEIQTAGGQTLMKADPYAFYAQLRPETASVVYNLNSYQWKDTKCQSRKSKPVNQQPLLIYEVHLGSWRRGADNAVLTYRELAELLPQYASAMGYTHIEIMPVAEHPFDGSWGYQATGYYAITSRYGTPEDFMYLVDVCHEYEIGVIVDWVPGHFCKDDHGLRQFDGTALYEYADAQRAENKGWGTANFDLGRTEVLSFLISNAVFWLDVYHIDGIRVDAVSNILYLNYGREAGDWTPNQYGGDGNLEGAAFLRKLNEVVFAQRPNVLMMAEESTSWPMVSWPTYSGGLGFNFKWNMGWMNDMLRYMEIDPVHRKWNHHLLTFSFMYAFSENFILPLSHDEVVHGKKSMLNKMPGDYWQKFANLRAFYGYWMAHPGKKLLFMGSEFGQFIEWQDHESLDWHLVESPMHEKLQEYCRRLNHFYKKERSLWVVDGNWQGFEWIDCSDYTQSVICFMRKTANPEETLLVVCNFTPNVHQAYRIGVPAEGSYLEIFNSDWEEFGGSGQKNTGVLAAEETAWHNHSHSLAITLPPLATIYLKKTEK